The proteins below come from a single Dermacentor albipictus isolate Rhodes 1998 colony chromosome 7, USDA_Dalb.pri_finalv2, whole genome shotgun sequence genomic window:
- the LOC135917448 gene encoding uncharacterized protein, whose product MPALIERPKMSLQMWAALKSHIMRERERKKQEQEADEAIERLRREQELKRKQDAMTLEEIKDQVTQSEKKLKELKDEKHQLFMQLKKVLHEDDTRRRALDKEASEVAAAQAAAASQAYANHQALGIVGGAGQAQPLYIQSLGRTPVLYKMTSPQSGNTIRTHSSSLKRPHSPSPPLSSHSQTGYQAPQFTYKAQVTAYGSKLVPYPTVVTSGAQQTPVYYAAHHILSGGETSASPIYNATTYAPQFTTHSSTATELALKQHGVVTPTSASSSQGQGYTHISQQAFQKHLEHGSSKGAASSSTSTYSDDKFYVQTNVIPRASLSGSLVTGQPVVPVSRQVNGTFAGQGVQRHQYTSQSGTRFY is encoded by the exons ATGCCGGCACTAATCGAACGACCAAAGATGAGCCTGCAGATGTGGGCGGCTTTGAAGAGCCACATTATGCGCGAAAGGGAAAGGAAGAAGCAAGAGCAAGAAGCTGACGAAGCAATCGAACGACTGCGTCGAGAACAGGAATTGAAGCGCAAACAGGACGCCATGACGTTGGAGGAGATAAAAGATCAG GTCACGCAGTCAGAGAAGAAGCTCAAAGAGCTGAAGGACGAGAAGCATCAGCTTTTCATGCAACTCAAGAAAGTACTCCACGAAGATGACACTCGTCGCCGTGCGCTAGACAAAGAGGCCAGCGAAGTGGCCGCAGCCCAAGCTGCTGCGGCCAGTCAGGCCTACGCTAACCACCAGGCTCTCGGCATCGTGGGCGGAGCAGGCCAAGCCCAGCCGCTCTACATCCAAAGCCTAGGCCGCACACCTGTCCTGTACAAGATGACAAGCCCGCAATCTGGCAATACCATCAGGACCCACTCAAGCTCGCTGAAGCGGCCTCACTCACCTTCGCCGCCCCTTTCGTCACACTCCCAGACTGGTTACCAGGCTCCCCAGTTTACGTACAAGGCACAGGTCACTGCATATGGCTCCAAGCTTGTCCCATATCCGACAGTCGTAACCTCAGGAGCACAGCAAACTCCAGTCTACTATGCGGCTCACCACATCCTTTCGGGTGGCGAGACAAGCGCGTCGCCTATCTACAATGCAACCACGTATGCACCGCAGTTCACCACCCATTCCTCAACAGCAACGGAACTTGCCTTGAAACAGCATGGAGTTGTAACACCAACCTCAGCTTCATCATCACAGGGGCAAGGTTACACACACATCTCACAGCAGGCTTTCCAAAAGCACCTGGaacacggcagcagcaagggAGCTGCATCGTCATCTACCAGCACCTACAGCGATGACAAGTTTTACGTCCAGACGAATGTGATCCCTCGAGCTTCACTCTCTGGGTCACTTGTGACAGGGCAGCCGGTTGTGCCGGTGTCACGCCAAGTGAACGGTACATTTGCGGGGCAGGGTGTTCAGCGTCACCAGTACACTAGTCAGTCGGGAACACGGTTTTACTGA